One genomic region from Apodemus sylvaticus chromosome 1, mApoSyl1.1, whole genome shotgun sequence encodes:
- the LOC127681179 gene encoding olfactory receptor 51I2-like: MISSQAFVNISFFQPQSFLMTGIPGLEAIHGWISIPFSSMYTVALTGNCLILLAVRRTHSLHQPMYYFLSMLALSDVGLSLSTLPSTLAVLWFDYRSIDFNACLIQMFFLHFFSVVESSVLLAMSFDRFVAISNPLRYASVLTNNVIIRIGVAITTRATLSLLPLPFLLKRLNYCPGKILLSHSFCFHADVMKLACADITVNILYGLYVVLSTVGVDSLLIVMSYSLILYTVMGLASPRERIRTLNTCVSHILAVLVFYIPVIGVSMIHRFGKHLPHLVHALVAYVYLVIPPVLNPIIYSVKSKPIRGAMFRVLSGKG, encoded by the coding sequence ATGATCTCCTCACAGGCTTTTGTCAACATCTCCTTCTTCCAGCCACAGTCTTTCCTAATGACTGGCATCCCAGGACTAGAGGCCATCCATGGCTGGATCTCCATCCCCTTCTCTTCCATGTACACTGTGGCACTCACTGGAAACTGCCTCATCCTCCTGGCTGTGAGGAGGACCCATAGCCTGCACCAGCCCATGTACTACTTCCTATCCATGCTGGCCCTGAGTGATGTGGGTCTCAGCTTGTCCACACTGCCCTCCACCCTGGCTGTGCTCTGGTTTGACTATCGTTCCATTGACTTCAATGCCTGTCTGATCCAGatgttctttcttcatttcttctctgtgGTAGAATCCTCAGTGCTCTTGGCCATGTCATTTGACCGCTTTGTGGCTATCTCCAACCCACTACGCTATGCATCTGTCCTCACTAACAATGTCATCATCAGGATCGGGGTGGCCATTACAACCAGAGCTACTTTGTCCCTCTTGCCATTGCCTTTCTTGCTGAAGCGACTGAACTACTGCCCTGgcaagatcctcctgtctcactcATTCTGTTTCCATGCTGATGTCATGAAGCTGGCTTGTGCTGACATTACTGTCAACATCCTATATGGACTCTATGTGGTTCTGTCCACAGTGGGTGTAGACTCCTTGCTTATTGTCATGTCCTATTCCTTGATTCTTTACACAGTGATGGGGCTAGCCTCGCCTAGGGAGCGCATCAGGACCCTCAACACATGTGTTTCCCATATCTTGGCTGTTCTGGTCTTCTACATTCCAGTCATAGGTGTGTCCATGATCCACCGCTTTGGAAAGCACCTGCCTCACCTTGTTCATGCCCTGGTTGCATATGTGTACCTTGTGATACCTCCTGTGCTCAACCCCATCATCTATAGTGTCAAGTCCAAGCCCATCCGGGGAGCCATGTTCAGAGTGCTGAGTGGGAAAGGCTAA
- the LOC127681187 gene encoding olfactory receptor 51E1 produces the protein MVGLNSSESSATYFILIGLPGLEEVQFWLAFPLCSLYLIAVLGNLTIIYIVRTEHSLHEPMYIFLCMLSGLDILISTSSMPKMMAIFWFNSTTIQFDACLVQMFAIHSLSGMESTVLLAMAFDRYVAICHPLRHATVLTLPRVAKIGMAAVVRGAALMAPLPVFIKRLPFCRSNILSHSYCLHQDVMKLACADIRVNVIYGLIVIISAIGLDSLLISFSYLLILKTVLGLTREAQAKAFGTCVSHVCAVFIFYVPFIGLSMVHRFSKRRDSLLPVIMANIYLLVPPVLNPIVYGVKTKEIRQRILRLFLMTTHTSDH, from the coding sequence ATGGTGGGCCTCAATAGCAGTGAATCCAGTGCCACATATTTCATCTTAATAGGCCTCCCAGGATTGGAAGAGGTCCAGTTTTGGTTGGCTTTCCCATTGTGTTCCCTCTACCTTATTGCTGTGCTAGGTAACTTGACAATTATCTACATTGTGAGGACAGAGCACAGCCTACATGAGCCCATGTATATCTTTCTTTGCATGCTTTCTGGCCTAGATATCCTCATTTCTACCTCATCCATGCCAAAAATGATGGCCATATTTTGGTTCAATTCCACTACCATCCAGTTTGATGCTTGTCTGGTACAGATGTTTGCCATCCATTCCTTATCTGGCATGGAGTCTACAGTGCTGCTGGCCATGGCCtttgaccgctatgtggccatttgTCATCCTCTAAGGCATGCCACAGTGCTCACATTGCCTCGTGTTGCCAAGATTGGCATGGCTGCTGTGGTCCGGGGTGCAGCACTAATGGCACCCTTACCCGTTTTCATCAAAAGGTTGCCTTTCTGTCGTTCCAATATCCTTTCTCATTCCTACTGCCTACACCAAGACGTCATGAAGCTGGCCTGTGCTGACATCCGTGTCAATGTCATCTACGGACTCATTGTCATCATCTCAGCCATAGGTTTGGACTCACTTCTCATTTCCTTCTCATATTTGCTCATCCTTAAGACTGTGCTGGGCTTGACACGTGAAGCCCAGGCAAAGGCTTTTGGTACTTGTGTCTCTCATGTGTGTGCTGTTTTCATCTTCTACGTGCCTTTCATTGGATTGTCAATGGTGCACCGTTTTAGCAAGAGGCGCGACTCTCTCCTGCCTGTCATTATGGCGAACATCTATCTGCTGGTTCCTCCTGTGCTAAACCCCATTGTCTATGGAGTAAAGACAAAGGAGATACGACAGCGCATCCTTCGTCTTTTTCTCATGACCACACACACTTCAGATCACTAG
- the LOC127681194 gene encoding olfactory receptor 51D1: MPQPLVRLIATPNGSLAHPAHFLLVGIPGLGPSIHFWLALPLCFMYAVATLGNLAIIFIIRVERRLHEPMYLFLAMLSTIDLVLSSVTMPKMASLFLTGIQEIEFNICLTQMFLIHALSAMESAVLLAMAFDRFVAICYPLRHASVLTGPAVAKIGLASLARGFVFFFPLPFLLKRLSYCQTHTVTHSFCLHQDIMKLSCTDTKVNVVYGLFIILSVMGVDSLFIGFSYILILRAVLGLSTRGAALKAFNTCISHLCAVLVFYVPLIGLSVVHRLGGPTSLVHVVMANIYLLLPPVVNPIVYGAKTKEIRSRIIRMFSQDDR, encoded by the coding sequence ATGCCACAGCCCTTGGTCCGTCTCATCGCTACTCCAAATGGAAGTTTGGCTCATCCAGCCCATTTTCTACTGGTAGGCATCCCTGGCCTGGGACCCAGTATCCACTTTTGGCTGGCTTTGCCCTTATGCTTTATGTATGCAGTGGCCACACTGGGCAACCTGGCCATCATCTTCATCATTCGCGTGGAGAGGCGCCTGCATGAGCCCATGTACCTCTTCCTCGCCATGCTGTCTACCATCGACTTGGTGCTCTCCTCTGTTACCATGCCGAAAATGGCCAGCTTGTTCCTAACTGGCATTCAGGAGATCGAGTTCAACATTTGCTTGACCCAAATGTTCCTTATTCACGCCCTCTCGGCCATGGAGTCTGCTGTCCTGCTGGCCATGGCTTTCGACCGCTTTGTGGCCATCTGCTACCCGTTACGCCATGCTTCTGTGCTCACTGGGCCTGCCGTGGCCAAGATTGGCCTAGCTTCCCTAGCCAGGGGATTTGTATTCTTCTTTCCACTGCCCTTCCTTTTGAAGCGTCTGTCATACTGCCAAACACATACTGTCACACACTCCTTCTGTCTTCATCAAGACATTATGAAGCTGTCCTGCACTGATACCAAAGTCAATGTCGTTTATGGGCTCTTCATCATCCTCTCAGTCATGGGTGTGGACTCCCTCTTCATTGGCTTTTCCTATATTCTCATCCTCAGGGCTGTGTTGGGGCTGTCAACTCGAGGGGCAGCACTCAAGGCTTTCAACACCTGCATCTCCCACCTCTGCGCTGTCCTGGTCTTCTATGTACCCCTCATTGGGCTGTCTGTGGTGCATAGGCTGGGTGGTCCCACATCTTTGGTCCATGTGGTTATGGCTAATATCTATCTCCTGCTACCACCTGTAGTTAATCCCATTGTGTATGGAGCAAAGACCAAGGAGATCCGCTCAAGGATTATCCGTATGTTCTCACAAGATGACAGGTGA